From the Toxotes jaculatrix isolate fToxJac2 chromosome 15, fToxJac2.pri, whole genome shotgun sequence genome, one window contains:
- the LOC121194847 gene encoding olfactory receptor 11A1-like, with the protein MDDELNVTYISLNGYVEVNKYRYVYFLIIFTVYILIIGSNSTIVYIIASHRNLHEPMYIFIAALLLNCVLYSTNIYPKLLTDFLSEKQIILYSACVFQFFILYCSGSSEFLLLSAMAYDRYVSICKPLQYPTIMRKTTVSILLLLAWILPALHISVLAIASAEAKLCNFTLNGIFCNNSIYQLQCVRSRFITIYGVVCLLDLSLLPMLFIIFTYTKIFIISYRSYREVRKKAAETCLPHLLVLITFSCFSVFDITIARVESNFTKTARLIMTLQSIVYPSLFNPLIYGLKMKEISKHLRRLFCSAKII; encoded by the coding sequence atgGATGATGAGTTAAATGTTACATACATATCTCTTAACGGGTATGTGGaagttaacaaatacagatatgtttattttctgattatatttacagtttatattcTAATAATCGGCAGTAATTCTACTATAGTGTACATTATCGCGAGTCACAGAAACCTCCATGAGccgatgtacattttcattgcagctcTGCTACTGAACTGTGTCCTTTACAGCACTAATATTTACCCAAAGCTTCTGACTGACTTtttatcagaaaaacagatcatattatattcagcctgtgtctttcagttttttatactttattgttCAGGCAGTTCAGAATTCTTActgttgtcagccatggcctatgacaggtatgtgtctatatgtaaacctctgcaataTCCAACTATCATGAGAAAAACCACTGTGAGTATTTTGCTCCTTTTAGCTTGGATTCTACCTGCTTTACATATTTCAGTCCTTGCAATAGCGAGTGCTGAAGCTAAACTGTGTAACTTTActttaaatggaatattttgcaACAATTCAATTTACCAGCTTCAATGTGTGAGGTCAAGATTCATTACTATATATGGGGTGGTTTGTTTATTAGATCTTTCACTCCTCCCTATGCTCTTCATAATTTTCACATATACAAAGATATTTATAATATCATATCGAAGTTATAGAgaagtcaggaaaaaagctgcagagacctgtttacctcacctgTTGGTTTTAATCACgttctcctgtttttctgtatttgatATCACTATAGCTCGAGTGGAATCCAACTTTACAAAAACTGCTCGTTTAATAATGACACTACAATCAATTGTTTATCcttctttgtttaatccactgatatacggactgaaaatgaaagaaatttccaAACACCTCCGAAGGTTGTTTTGTTCAGCCAAAATCATCTGA
- the si:dkey-15h8.17 gene encoding uncharacterized protein si:dkey-15h8.17 produces the protein MNREDIKEAISTYLPDLAAQTLTSLLEVLEGLGVESRADLIFLQENDLVRCLRPIQFRKLLNGLKNEALPVVEMEFAAVPSSPLTSTPDPQSLSSATSSSPSLPSSPHAGRPWYTDFQVRWNMMPAAIRRALSNHKRPSPGDRKDMVRAVVDQMFEHDLNPTRAICHSIARSIVREYPKCFADVGKKGDIVGDGSYSLLQQIKARVEYKNRKNSLARRRREKRPRTAVVEGGRLTARGPVDQYGCVRWSPAELPSGETMESLNEIKKQLSNIYSEKGIGGEETAEPLMEKTYVIQRQYLNSVPAPAVAEIQKEWPFLFSQKGLYNHFGLLTDVSILVKMQEAMNNKGSTIIRFCQELSRHPKIEEILADYEPETSNKAVCVLLLLMAYFKEPKTSIILEVDPCATAADVQRTQELPSTPCLIVQRDLMKPRAWLLSIEEQVVMGPHRNMLNGLAALFSSFYNFNLQYPEESSCTLEFIQRCFLGINPESGSKTKRKRGGINAHVSTLMRKLVDFEWQGV, from the exons ATGAATCGTGAAGACATAAAGGAAGCAATCTCAACATATCTACCTGACCTGGCTGCTCAAACTCTTACATCCCTCCTGGAGGTGTTGGAAGGGCTTGGTGTTGAGAGTAGAGCAGACCTTATTTTTCTTCAAGAGAATGATCTGGTGAGATGTCTTCGACCAATTCAGTTCCGCAAGCTGCTGAATGGCCTTAAGAATGAAG CACTTCCAGTAGTTGAAATGGAATTTGCAGCTGTCCCCTCTTCACCTCTCACAAGTACTCCTGATCCCCAATCCTTGAGTTCAGCAACAAGTTCAAGCCCCTCTTTGCCTTCATCTCCACATGCTGGCAGGCCATGGTATACAGACTTTCAGGTCAGATGGAACATGATGCCAGCAGCAATTCGAAGAGCATTGTCAAATCACAAAAGACCATCACCAGgggacagaaaagacatggtAAGGGCAGTTGTTGACCAGATGTTTGAGCATGATCTCAACCCAACAAGAGCAATATGTCACAGCATCGCCCGGAGCATTGTACGGGAATACCCTAAATGTTTTGCTGATGTTGGGAAGAAAGGTGACATTGTTGGAGATGGCAGTTACTCTCTCCTCCAACAAATTAAAGCAAGAGTGGAatacaagaacagaaaaaattCCCTTGCACGGCGTCGCAGAGAAAAACGGCCACGCACTGCAGTGGTAGAGGGGGGCAGACTAACAGCAAGAGGCCCTGTGGATCAGTATGGCTGTGTGAGGTGGAGTCCTGCAGAACTCCCATCTGGAGAAACTATGGAGAGCTTGAATGAAATCAAAAAACAACTGTCTAACATCTATTCGGAGAAAGGAATTGGCGGggaagagacagcagaaccTCTGATGGAGAAGACATATGTTATTCAACGCCAGTACCTTAACAGTGTCCCTGCACCAGCAGTTGCAGAGATTCAGAAGGAgtggccttttcttttttcacagaaAGGCCTTTACAACCACTTCGGCCTACTGACAGATGTCTCCATCCTTGTTAAAATGCAAGAGGCCATGAACAACAAAGGCAGTACCATCATTCGGTTTTGCCAGGAACTCAGCCGTCATCCCAAAATTGAAGAAATCCTAGCTGATTACGAGCCAGAGACCTCAAACAAGGCTGTATGTGTTCTTCTACTCCTGATGGCGTACTTCAAAGAACCCAAAACATCCATCATACTTGAGGTCGAT CCATGTGCCACTGCTGCGGATGTGCAAAGGACACAGGAGCTGCCAAGCACCCCCTGCTTGATTGTACAAC GTGACCTGATGAAGCCAAGGGCATGGCTGTTGTCGATCGAGGAACAAGTGGTGATGGGACCACACAGGAACATGTTAAACGGGTTGGCTGCGCTTTTTTCCAGCTTCTACAATTTTAATCTTCAGTACCCTGAAGAGAGTTCCTGTACTTTGGAGTTTATTCAGAG ATGCTTCCTGGGTATCAATCCAGAAAGTGGATCCAAGACAAAGAGGAAGCGTGGAGGCATCAATGCACATGTAAGCACTCTAATGCGCAAACTGGTAGATTTTGAGTGGCAGGGAGTGTAG